Proteins encoded in a region of the Drosophila sechellia strain sech25 chromosome 2L, ASM438219v1, whole genome shotgun sequence genome:
- the LOC6617395 gene encoding transmembrane protein 87A, producing the protein MQGSATLLVVALALLLGPASTAGKSDPGIVDVLVTTDLPSIREQRPLLANTNIYAQIKGCTSNVETNLTITFRLTEHPCIFDDRTLQAIAQNATLQKNATINNVITEITRTYPCNGLIVLAINKDKVVQGAAILTPEPKHPMLEHKHPLSPTTNPIASVKEDGIYEIEVNIAAGQSAQFSAVVHIEFLGPHGYISAIDWPFLPFYLIMCIVYVIFGIIWLFVSFAQWRDLLRIQFWIGGVILLGMLEKAFFYAEYQTLTNKGVAVQHAELVAEFVSCAKRTLARMLVIIMSLGFGIVKPRLGPMLHRVVGVGTLYFVLACVESYLRITNVKTDRSELLVASIPLAVLDTGICWWIFTSLVQTTRTLRLRRNMVKLSLYRHFTNTLIFAVIASVIFMLFALHLRRVENCTPGWRDIWVDTGFWHILFSVLLLVIMILWRPTNNNQRYAFTPLLDNPEDEDDEDEEDQFVADAYGVKMRGQNGTPKTSTTSRNATTTEEDDLRWVEENIPSSMADSALPILDSDEEIINTKFEVSKMQ; encoded by the exons ATGCAGGGATCGGCCACTCTGTTGGTGGTTGCGTTGGCGCTGCTACTTGGCCCGGCGAGCACGGCCGGGAAATCGGATCCGGGCATCGTGGACGTGCTGGTGACCACG GACTTGCCAAGCATCCGGGAGCAGCGTCCACTGCTGGCCAACACGAACATCTACGCCCAGA TTAAGGGCTGCACTTCCAATGTGGAAACGAACCTGACCATAACGTTCCGGCTGACGGAGCATCCCTGCATCTTTGATGACCGCACG CTGCAAGCCATCGCCCAGAATGCTACCCTGCAGAAGAACGCCACCATCAATAACGTCATCACCGAGATCACCAGGACATATCCCTGCAACGGACTCATCGTCCTGGCGATAAACAAGGACAAGGTGGTCCAAGGAGCAGCGATCCTAACACCGGAGCCCAAGCATCCCATGCTGGAGCACAAGCACCCACTTTCG CCCACAACGAACCCGATTGCGAGCGTCAAGGAGGATGGCATCTACGAAATCGAAGTTAACATCGCGGCGGGCCAATCCGCGCAGTTCAGTGCCGTGGTGCACATAGAGTTCCTGGGCCCACACGGCTACATCTCGGCCATAGATTGGCCATTCCTGCCG TTCTATCTGATCATGTGCATTGTTTACGTGatatttggaattatttgGCTGTTTGTTTCTTTCGCTCAATGGCGGGATCTATTGAGAATTCAGTTTTGGATTGGTGGCGTCATACTGCTGGGAATGCTGGAGAAGGCCTTCTTCTACGCCGAATACCAAACGCTGACGAACAAGGGAGTTGCAGTTCAGCACGCCGAACTGGTGGCCGAGTTTGTGTCCTGTGCGAAGCGAACGCTGGCCAGGATGCTGGTCATCATCATGAGTCTCGGCTTTGGAATTGTCAA ACCCCGTTTGGGACCCATGCTGCATCGCGTGGTGGGCGTGGGAACTCTCTACTTTGTGCTGGCCTGCGTGGAGAGCTACTTGCGTATCACCAATGTGAAGACCGATCGCAGCGAGCTGCTGGTGGCGAGCATTCCACTGGCGGTGCTGGACACAGGAATATGCTGGTGGATTTTCACCTCGCTCGTGCAGACCACACGCACTCTCCGACTGAGGAG GAACATGGTCAAGCTCTCACTGTACAGGCACTTCACCAACACGCTGATCTTCGCTGTTATCGCTTCCGTCATATTCATGCTGTTTGCTTTGCATTTGCGTAGGGTCGAGAATTGCACGCCT GGCTGGCGCGACATTTGGGTGGATACTGGCTTCTGGCACATTTTATTTTCGGTTCTGCTGCTGGTGATTATGATTCTATGGCGACCGACGAATAACAACCAGCGCTATGCCTTCACACCACTGCTGGATAACCCGGAAGACGAAGACGATGAGG ACGAGGAGGACCAGTTCGTGGCGGATGCCTACGGCGTAAAAATGCGCGGCCAGAATGGAACGCCGAAAACGTCGACGACTTCGCGAAATGCCACGACCACCGAGGAGGACGACCTGCGCTGGGTGGAGGAGAACATACCATCTTCGATGGCGGACTCGGCCCTGCCCATCCTGGACTCCGATGAGGAGATCATCAACACCAAGTTCGAGGTGTCGAAAATGCAATAA
- the LOC6617396 gene encoding 39S ribosomal protein L48, mitochondrial, with protein sequence MLRRILPSVRLALQVPKATTTAVRSTSGSVYEPDYLESLKPKFPQYESLNVQIKGYDYPQLESYQRFLHGVAEYLELDVSDCYALPPQKTTVQRLRPNSTVIESEYKLTTYERNLQLNNVDAPVYPQFLRLAQAALPEGVSLRVQEYTDDCEERRYVPDKELLDLKDELERMGGPTNTKKK encoded by the exons ATGCTACGCAGG ATACTGCCAAGTGTGCGGCTGGCGCTGCAGGTGCCCAAAGCAACCACAACTGCCGTGAGGAGCACCAGTGGAAGTGTTTACGAACCGGATTATCTGGAG TCCCTCAAGCCGAAATTCCCGCAGTACGAGAGTCTAAATGTGCAGATCAAGGGCTACGACTACCCGCAGCTGGAGAGCTACCAGAGGTTTCTGCACGGAGTGGCCGAGTACCTGGAATTAGACGTCTCCGACTGTTACGCCCTCCCTCCGCAAAAGACCACGGTGCAGCGACTGCGCCCAAACTCCACGGTCATCGAGTCGGAGTACAAGCTGACCACCTACGAGCGCAACCTGCAGCTGAACAACGTGGATGCGCCGGTGTATCCACAGTTCTTGCGCCTAGCCCAGGCGGCGCTGCCCGAGGGAGTGAGCTTGCGGGTGCAGGAGTACACCGACGACTGCGAGGAGCGGCGCTACGTGCCCGACAAGGAGCTGCTCGACCTGAAGGACGAGCTGGAGCGCATGGGCGGACCCACCAACACCAAGAAGAAGTAG